In one Mesorhizobium australicum genomic region, the following are encoded:
- a CDS encoding amidohydrolase family protein — protein sequence MTLLLTNALLLPCTADMPVIQNGWVQVDGETIMATGVGVPPNIPGAETIDFGGDVLMPGMVNPHCHMAMTFFRGLGEDVDDRLFRYMLPLERKFVTPQAVRAGSAHAALEMIMGGVTTVADMYYYETEVAAVVDEAGMRGVLGQTLADFDPPDHKSFDEGFALVDRLVAAYGGHPRITPSIAPHAPYSTGIEVMRRVARFAEEHPGVPVQMHVAETDQEVEWARTNFGCTPVEAVEKAGLLRKGLICAHCMHVSEGDIAKMAHAGVCVAHNARSNGKAGRGIAPVEAMRRAGIPVGIATDGAMSGNTLDLFAQFGPVSMFQKILGHSRKPMQAVEVIRMATAEGAKVLGLDARIGSLEAGKQADLIRIDLSAPRCQPVYDIYSTLVFTAMAGDVRDTMVAGRWLMRDREVLTLEREKVMRDALQVAATFKAEMARIDAGT from the coding sequence ATGACCCTCCTCCTCACCAACGCGCTTCTCCTCCCCTGCACCGCCGACATGCCGGTGATCCAGAACGGCTGGGTGCAGGTCGATGGCGAGACGATCATGGCGACGGGCGTGGGCGTCCCGCCGAACATTCCCGGTGCGGAGACTATCGACTTCGGCGGCGACGTGCTGATGCCGGGCATGGTCAATCCGCACTGCCACATGGCGATGACCTTCTTCCGCGGCCTCGGCGAAGATGTCGACGACAGGCTATTCCGCTACATGCTGCCGCTGGAGCGCAAGTTCGTCACGCCGCAGGCGGTGCGGGCGGGCAGCGCGCATGCCGCGCTCGAGATGATCATGGGCGGCGTCACCACCGTGGCCGACATGTATTACTACGAGACCGAGGTCGCCGCCGTGGTCGACGAGGCCGGCATGCGCGGCGTGCTCGGTCAGACTCTGGCGGATTTCGATCCGCCCGACCACAAGAGCTTCGACGAAGGCTTTGCGCTGGTCGACAGGCTGGTCGCAGCATATGGCGGCCATCCGCGCATCACGCCGTCGATCGCGCCGCACGCGCCTTATTCCACGGGGATCGAGGTGATGCGGCGCGTCGCACGCTTCGCCGAGGAGCATCCCGGCGTGCCGGTGCAGATGCATGTCGCGGAGACCGACCAGGAGGTCGAGTGGGCGCGGACGAACTTCGGCTGCACGCCGGTCGAGGCGGTGGAGAAGGCGGGGCTGCTGCGCAAGGGCCTGATCTGCGCCCACTGCATGCATGTTTCGGAGGGCGACATCGCGAAGATGGCGCATGCCGGCGTGTGCGTCGCGCACAATGCGCGCTCCAACGGCAAGGCCGGGCGCGGCATCGCGCCGGTCGAGGCGATGCGCCGGGCGGGCATTCCGGTGGGCATTGCCACCGATGGCGCGATGAGTGGCAATACGCTCGACCTGTTTGCGCAGTTCGGGCCGGTGTCGATGTTCCAGAAGATCCTCGGCCACAGCCGCAAGCCGATGCAGGCGGTGGAGGTGATCCGCATGGCGACGGCGGAAGGCGCGAAGGTGCTGGGGCTCGATGCGCGCATCGGCTCGCTGGAGGCCGGCAAGCAGGCCGACCTGATCCGCATCGATCTCTCCGCCCCGCGCTGCCAGCCGGTCTACGACATCTATTCCACCCTGGTCTTCACCGCGATGGCGGGCGACGTGCGCGATACGATGGTGGCCGGCAGGTGGCTGATGCGCGACCGCGAGGTGCTGACGCTGGAGCGCGAGAAGGTGATGCGCGACGCGCTGCAGGTCGCCGCGACCTTCAAGGCGGAGATGGCGCGGATCGACGCGGGGACGTGA
- a CDS encoding M20/M25/M40 family metallo-hydrolase, with amino-acid sequence MTEQTAQLPAVLAHAEAGIDASLGRLFELIRIPSVSTDPAYAEDCRRCAEWLAADLTGMGFEASVRKTAGHPMVVAHDHSGEGPHVLFYGHYDVQPVDPLNLWNSDPFEPLLVPQPNGDTHIVARGASDDKGALFTFLEACRAWKDVTGSLPIRVSVLLEGEEESGSPSLPGFLDTAAEELKADVMLVCDTDMWDAETPAITTMLRGIVKEEFWVRCADRDLHSGIYGNAARNPLQVMSEIIASLRRPDGSVALDGFYDGVKELPAELAERWKSQPFDDKKFLGDIGLSIPAGEKGRSVLEQVWSRPSFEVSGISGGYAGEGFKAVIPAEANAKISFRLVEGQDPDKIAAAFRAHVSAMIPADCSVEFRNHGTSSATVMPVDSPLLTKMLRALEDEWGRSAIAGTGGSIPIATVFKDRLGMDSLFVGFARFDNRIHSPNEKYDLSSFRKGIRSWVRVLAAFAQ; translated from the coding sequence ATGACCGAACAGACCGCCCAGCTTCCCGCCGTCCTCGCTCACGCCGAAGCCGGCATCGATGCCTCGCTTGGGCGCCTGTTCGAGCTGATCCGCATCCCGTCGGTCTCGACCGATCCGGCCTATGCGGAGGATTGCCGGCGCTGCGCGGAGTGGCTCGCGGCCGATCTCACGGGGATGGGGTTCGAGGCTTCGGTGCGCAAGACCGCCGGACATCCGATGGTGGTGGCCCACGACCATTCGGGCGAGGGGCCGCATGTGCTGTTCTACGGCCACTACGACGTGCAGCCGGTCGATCCGCTGAACCTGTGGAACTCCGATCCGTTCGAGCCGTTGCTGGTGCCGCAGCCGAACGGCGATACACATATCGTGGCCCGCGGCGCATCCGACGACAAGGGCGCGCTGTTCACCTTCCTCGAAGCCTGCCGTGCCTGGAAGGACGTGACCGGCAGTCTGCCGATCCGTGTTTCGGTGCTGCTGGAGGGCGAGGAGGAATCGGGCAGCCCCAGCCTGCCCGGCTTCCTCGATACGGCCGCCGAGGAGCTGAAGGCCGATGTCATGCTGGTCTGCGACACGGACATGTGGGACGCCGAGACGCCGGCGATCACCACCATGCTGCGCGGCATCGTCAAGGAGGAGTTCTGGGTGCGCTGCGCCGACCGGGACCTCCATTCCGGCATCTACGGCAATGCGGCGCGCAATCCGCTGCAGGTGATGTCCGAGATCATCGCCAGCCTGCGCCGGCCGGACGGCAGCGTGGCCCTCGACGGCTTTTATGACGGGGTGAAGGAGCTGCCGGCGGAGCTTGCCGAGCGCTGGAAGAGCCAGCCCTTCGACGACAAGAAATTTCTCGGCGATATCGGTCTCTCCATACCGGCCGGCGAGAAGGGCCGCTCGGTGCTGGAACAGGTCTGGTCGCGGCCGTCCTTCGAGGTCAGCGGCATTTCGGGCGGCTATGCCGGCGAAGGGTTCAAGGCGGTCATTCCGGCGGAGGCCAATGCCAAGATCTCGTTCCGGCTGGTCGAGGGACAGGACCCCGACAAGATCGCCGCCGCCTTCCGTGCCCATGTGAGCGCGATGATCCCGGCCGACTGTTCCGTCGAGTTCCGCAACCACGGCACGAGTTCGGCGACCGTAATGCCGGTCGACAGCCCGCTGCTGACGAAGATGCTCCGCGCCCTGGAGGACGAGTGGGGGCGCTCGGCGATTGCCGGCACGGGCGGGTCCATCCCCATCGCCACCGTCTTCAAGGACAGGCTGGGCATGGATTCGCTGTTCGTCGGCTTCGCCCGCTTCGACAACCGCATCCACAGCCCGAACGAGAAATACGACCTGTCGAGCTTCAGGAAGGGCATCCGCTCCTGGGTGCGCGTGCTGGCGGCGTTCGCGCAATGA
- a CDS encoding M20 aminoacylase family protein, translating to MNDAILAPDDLAALVALRRDLHAHPELGFEEERTSAIVREFLTGCGLEIETGLGKTGVVATLRGESDGPAIALRADMDALAMPEAADRPYRSTVPGKMHGCGHDGHTVMLLGAARALAKRKDLAGTVHFVFQPAEEGRGGAKAMVEDGLFDRFRIDRFYGLHNMPGIPVGQMAVVEGPQLASSDHWHVTFRGVGTHGGKPHLGRDPIVAAGQFLSSLQTIVSRGTDPIDTAVVSACALAAGDFKALNVIPDDIRIGGTARTYSHATRDRVEAEIGRVAAGIASANGIEADYRFVRQMPPVINEADATRRATQAAQEALGAASVMTQFPPSTAGDDFAIFSSRVPGAYVWLGNGPAEDGALHHNTRYDFNDDAILPGVAFWTRLVERELGAA from the coding sequence ATGAATGATGCGATCCTCGCCCCCGACGACCTCGCAGCCCTCGTGGCGCTGCGGCGCGACCTGCACGCCCACCCCGAACTCGGCTTCGAGGAGGAGCGCACGAGCGCCATCGTGCGCGAGTTTCTGACCGGCTGCGGGCTGGAGATCGAGACAGGCCTCGGCAAGACCGGCGTTGTCGCCACGCTTCGCGGCGAGAGCGACGGCCCGGCGATCGCACTGCGCGCCGACATGGATGCGCTCGCCATGCCTGAGGCGGCGGACCGGCCCTACCGCTCGACCGTCCCCGGCAAGATGCATGGCTGCGGGCACGACGGGCACACCGTCATGCTGCTCGGCGCGGCCCGGGCGCTGGCGAAGCGCAAGGACCTCGCCGGCACGGTGCATTTCGTCTTCCAGCCGGCCGAGGAAGGCCGAGGCGGCGCGAAGGCGATGGTCGAGGACGGCCTGTTCGACCGCTTCCGCATCGACCGCTTCTACGGGCTGCACAACATGCCGGGCATCCCGGTCGGACAGATGGCGGTGGTCGAAGGGCCGCAGCTCGCCTCGTCCGACCACTGGCACGTCACCTTCCGTGGCGTCGGCACCCATGGGGGCAAGCCGCATCTCGGCCGCGACCCGATTGTGGCCGCCGGCCAGTTCCTCTCCTCGCTGCAGACGATCGTCTCGCGCGGCACCGACCCGATCGACACCGCCGTGGTCAGTGCCTGCGCGCTCGCCGCGGGCGACTTCAAGGCGCTGAACGTCATCCCGGACGACATCCGCATCGGCGGCACGGCGCGCACCTATTCGCATGCGACGCGCGACCGGGTGGAGGCCGAGATCGGCAGGGTGGCGGCGGGCATCGCCAGCGCCAACGGCATCGAGGCCGACTACCGGTTCGTCCGACAGATGCCGCCGGTGATCAACGAGGCGGATGCCACGCGCCGGGCGACGCAAGCCGCACAGGAAGCCCTCGGCGCGGCGAGCGTGATGACCCAGTTCCCGCCTTCGACTGCCGGCGACGATTTCGCCATCTTCTCCAGCCGCGTGCCCGGCGCCTATGTCTGGCTCGGCAACGGCCCGGCAGAAGACGGCGCCCTGCACCACAACACCCGCTACGATTTCAACGACGACGCGATCCTGCCCGGCGTGGCATTCTGGACGAGGCTGGTCGAGCGGGAACTTGGCGCGGCTTGA
- a CDS encoding ABC transporter substrate-binding protein, whose amino-acid sequence MNIFRTAVLAAASTLALSVASAEAKTLTISWWGFNGEKLDQFIVKPFQEKCGCELVFETGNNADRLNKIKQRGGAGVDVAYFTDSYSQIGIEEGLFQKVDPAKIPNLAGLYDLAKDPQGGYGPAYTIGRVGIMYDEAKVKPITAWADLWREDLKASLSLPGITTTAGPMVVLLAGDKAGTDAFTNADPAFAEIEKIKPNVVKNYNTGSELVNLFSTGEVTASLAQDFVLGQLKKAVPTIKWADLPDAIATLNTVNIPKGAAEPELAHEFINFILDPKLQQTLAENGVDAPVATAVTLTPEQAVQWTYGADMIKNLKRIDYSKLNAAKGGWIERWNEIFGG is encoded by the coding sequence ATGAACATCTTCCGCACCGCGGTCCTCGCAGCGGCATCGACGCTTGCGCTTTCCGTCGCATCCGCCGAGGCCAAGACCCTGACCATCTCGTGGTGGGGCTTCAACGGCGAGAAGCTCGACCAGTTCATCGTCAAGCCGTTCCAGGAGAAGTGCGGCTGCGAGCTGGTGTTCGAAACCGGCAACAACGCCGACCGCCTCAACAAGATCAAGCAGCGCGGCGGCGCGGGCGTCGACGTCGCCTACTTCACCGACTCCTATTCGCAGATCGGCATCGAGGAAGGCCTGTTCCAGAAGGTCGACCCGGCGAAGATTCCCAACCTTGCCGGTCTCTACGATCTCGCGAAGGATCCGCAGGGCGGCTACGGCCCGGCCTACACGATCGGCCGCGTCGGCATCATGTATGACGAAGCGAAGGTGAAGCCGATCACCGCCTGGGCGGACCTGTGGCGCGAGGACCTCAAGGCCTCGCTGTCGCTCCCGGGCATCACCACGACCGCAGGCCCGATGGTCGTGCTGCTCGCCGGCGACAAGGCCGGCACCGATGCCTTCACCAATGCCGATCCGGCCTTCGCCGAGATCGAGAAGATCAAGCCGAACGTCGTCAAGAACTACAACACCGGCTCCGAGCTGGTGAACCTGTTCTCGACCGGCGAGGTCACCGCCTCGCTGGCGCAGGACTTCGTGCTCGGCCAGCTCAAGAAGGCGGTCCCGACCATCAAGTGGGCTGACCTGCCGGACGCGATCGCGACGCTGAACACCGTCAACATTCCGAAGGGCGCGGCCGAGCCGGAGCTGGCGCACGAGTTCATCAACTTCATCCTCGATCCGAAGTTGCAGCAGACGCTGGCCGAAAACGGCGTCGATGCGCCGGTCGCGACCGCCGTGACGCTGACGCCCGAACAGGCGGTGCAGTGGACCTACGGCGCCGACATGATCAAGAACCTGAAGCGGATCGACTATTCCAAGCTCAATGCCGCCAAGGGCGGCTGGATCGAGCGCTGGAACGAGATTTTCGGTGGGTGA
- a CDS encoding ABC transporter permease yields MLKRYIGWWLALPATLLVAAFLILPVAGTIGSTFGEGAGPFAPYINFFSSGFRRRVLWRTLEISLATTAISLLLGFLTAYVVSRVPRNLKSVLIIAAVFPLLTGVVVRSFAWLIILGKNGILNTTLMGLGITSEPFAMLYTQGSVIVAMVYLFTPLMILTLVGVLENIPDDLIQASASLGASPGGTFRQVVFPLAVPGLIVGAVLVFTGSFTSYATPQLLGGEKQMVMGTLMYQQAMVNFDWVSASTIATIMVVITIAIVLLMTRVAKRLNPMAT; encoded by the coding sequence ATGCTGAAACGCTACATCGGCTGGTGGCTCGCGCTGCCGGCGACGCTGCTCGTCGCGGCGTTCCTCATCCTGCCCGTCGCCGGCACCATCGGCTCGACCTTCGGAGAGGGGGCCGGCCCCTTTGCGCCTTACATCAACTTCTTCTCCAGCGGCTTCCGGCGTCGCGTGCTGTGGCGGACGCTGGAAATCTCGCTCGCAACGACGGCCATCTCGCTGCTGCTCGGTTTCCTGACGGCCTATGTCGTCTCGCGCGTGCCGCGCAACCTGAAGAGCGTGCTGATCATCGCCGCCGTGTTCCCGCTGCTCACCGGCGTGGTGGTCCGTTCCTTCGCCTGGCTGATCATTCTCGGCAAGAACGGCATCCTCAACACGACGCTGATGGGGCTCGGCATTACGTCCGAGCCTTTCGCCATGCTCTACACGCAAGGTTCGGTCATCGTCGCCATGGTCTACCTGTTCACGCCGCTGATGATCCTGACGCTCGTCGGCGTGCTGGAGAACATTCCCGACGACCTGATCCAGGCCTCGGCCTCGCTCGGCGCGAGTCCGGGCGGGACGTTCCGGCAGGTCGTCTTCCCGCTTGCTGTGCCCGGCCTGATCGTCGGCGCGGTGCTGGTCTTCACCGGATCGTTCACCTCCTACGCGACGCCGCAGCTGCTCGGCGGCGAGAAGCAGATGGTGATGGGCACGCTGATGTACCAGCAGGCGATGGTGAACTTCGATTGGGTCAGTGCCTCGACGATCGCGACGATCATGGTCGTGATCACCATCGCAATCGTGCTCCTGATGACCCGCGTCGCGAAGCGCCTCAACCCGATGGCGACGTGA
- a CDS encoding phosphoribosyltransferase, translating to MSYKPDDFRPHDFWQEIRPAGGFSRQVRDGLSHLYPASLPDGREIALPIRVLPAGDRAVASLIINQASFAVEDALAEAMAGEARAFAPEVVVGVPTLGLPLAANVARRLGHSRMVALGTSRKFWYDEGLSEPLRSITSPGEGKRIYLDPRMLPLLSGRPFVLVDDVVSTGTSILAVLRMLEKAGLRPSAIIVAMRQGNAWHEALAASPFAEVPVRSAIATPLLSPGSDGMWHPL from the coding sequence ATGTCGTACAAACCTGATGATTTCCGGCCCCATGATTTCTGGCAAGAGATCCGCCCCGCGGGCGGCTTTTCGCGGCAGGTGCGCGACGGGCTTTCGCATCTCTATCCGGCAAGCCTGCCGGACGGGCGCGAGATCGCGCTGCCGATCCGCGTGCTGCCCGCGGGCGACCGCGCCGTCGCATCGCTGATCATCAACCAGGCGAGTTTCGCGGTGGAGGATGCGCTGGCCGAGGCAATGGCCGGCGAGGCACGGGCCTTCGCGCCGGAGGTGGTGGTGGGCGTGCCGACGCTCGGCCTGCCGCTCGCGGCCAATGTCGCGCGCCGCCTCGGCCATTCCCGGATGGTCGCGCTCGGGACGTCGCGAAAGTTCTGGTACGACGAGGGCCTGTCGGAACCGCTGCGCTCGATTACCAGTCCGGGCGAAGGCAAGCGGATCTACCTCGACCCGCGCATGCTGCCGCTTCTGAGCGGTCGGCCGTTCGTGCTCGTCGACGATGTGGTGAGCACGGGAACATCGATCCTGGCGGTGCTGCGCATGCTGGAGAAGGCGGGGCTGCGGCCGAGCGCCATCATCGTCGCGATGCGGCAGGGAAATGCCTGGCACGAGGCGCTCGCGGCGTCGCCCTTCGCGGAGGTTCCCGTGCGCTCGGCGATCGCCACGCCGCTCCTGTCGCCCGGTAGCGACGGGATGTGGCACCCGTTGTGA
- a CDS encoding ABC transporter permease: MATKIPLPLILLTIAVYIFLVGPLIIVLGAAVSDTSYLTFPPQGLTLRWFERIFEIGAFRRTIITSMQLAVLATALALIVGIPAAYALNRYRIQLPAWLSTVFVLPILVPEIVLGFSLLKSVAVGASLPIFPTLLIGHTLLVLPYAVRVISASLASFDFSIEEAAISLGSPPAKTFFTIVLPNVRSGVIAAFILAFITSINDVSTSLFLTGPGISTLPIQILAHVEQFFDPVIASVSVLLMLLTVLVMAIVERTLGLTFLTK, translated from the coding sequence ATGGCGACCAAGATCCCCCTTCCGCTGATCCTTTTGACGATCGCCGTCTACATCTTCCTGGTCGGCCCGCTGATCATCGTCCTCGGCGCGGCCGTGTCGGACACGTCCTATCTCACCTTCCCGCCGCAGGGGCTTACGCTGCGCTGGTTCGAGCGCATCTTCGAGATCGGCGCTTTCCGCCGCACCATCATCACCAGTATGCAACTCGCGGTCCTCGCGACCGCGCTGGCGCTGATCGTCGGCATCCCCGCCGCCTACGCGCTCAACCGCTACCGCATCCAGCTGCCGGCCTGGCTGTCGACGGTCTTCGTGCTACCGATCCTGGTGCCGGAGATCGTGCTCGGCTTCTCGCTGCTGAAGTCGGTGGCGGTCGGCGCGTCGCTGCCGATCTTCCCGACCCTGCTGATCGGCCACACGCTGCTGGTCTTGCCCTATGCGGTGCGGGTGATCTCGGCCAGCCTCGCCTCGTTCGACTTCTCGATCGAGGAGGCGGCGATCAGTCTCGGCAGCCCGCCGGCCAAGACCTTCTTCACCATCGTGCTGCCCAACGTCCGCTCGGGCGTGATCGCGGCCTTCATCCTCGCCTTCATCACCTCGATCAACGACGTCTCGACCTCGCTGTTCCTGACCGGGCCCGGCATCTCCACCCTGCCGATCCAGATCCTCGCCCATGTCGAGCAGTTCTTCGACCCCGTGATCGCCTCCGTCTCCGTGCTGCTGATGCTTCTCACCGTGCTCGTCATGGCGATCGTGGAGCGGACGCTCGGCCTGACATTCCTGACGAAGTGA
- a CDS encoding tyrosine-protein phosphatase, with product MTIQPDQRLLRLSGALNVRDLGGYATAGGGSTQWGRVLRAASLHRLEAAELEALAGRGLATVIDLRRAGELHEAPNPFSRHGGVAYHHVSLFDRLAPLEMVGNSDNLLLDLYKIALRERGAEFARVLNLIADAPDGAVLFHCTAGKDRTGLIAAILLLVAGVDRDQILQDYAMTGPLIAPMLEELVEHARAKGLNVDGFRQLLTCEPATMEGALIELDTAHGGVEAYLAAIGLPEKTVERLRDRLTKPAVRAV from the coding sequence ATGACCATCCAGCCCGACCAGCGCCTCCTGCGGCTTTCCGGCGCCCTCAACGTCCGCGACCTTGGCGGCTATGCGACGGCCGGCGGCGGCTCGACCCAGTGGGGCAGGGTGCTGCGCGCGGCGAGCCTGCACAGGCTGGAGGCCGCCGAACTGGAGGCGCTTGCCGGGCGCGGCCTCGCGACCGTGATCGACCTGCGCCGCGCCGGCGAACTGCATGAGGCGCCGAACCCGTTCTCGCGCCACGGCGGCGTCGCCTATCACCACGTCTCGCTGTTCGACCGGCTGGCGCCGCTGGAAATGGTGGGCAACAGCGACAACCTCCTGCTCGACCTCTACAAGATTGCCCTGCGCGAGCGCGGCGCCGAATTCGCCCGGGTGCTCAACCTGATCGCCGACGCGCCGGACGGCGCCGTGCTCTTCCACTGCACGGCCGGCAAGGACCGGACGGGGCTGATCGCCGCGATCCTGTTGCTCGTCGCCGGCGTCGACCGCGACCAGATCCTGCAAGACTATGCGATGACCGGGCCGCTGATCGCGCCGATGCTTGAGGAACTGGTCGAGCATGCGCGGGCGAAGGGCCTGAACGTCGACGGTTTCCGGCAGTTGCTGACCTGCGAGCCGGCGACGATGGAAGGCGCGCTCATCGAGCTCGACACCGCGCATGGCGGCGTCGAAGCCTACCTTGCCGCCATCGGCCTGCCCGAGAAGACGGTCGAGCGGCTTCGCGACCGGCTGACAAAGCCGGCCGTGCGCGCGGTATAG
- a CDS encoding DUF6455 family protein, which translates to MTGSTAREVFHRVAEKWQDFRSARSALAELDGCDPSVVAELARDTGVDIADFRDIVGKGVGADRLMLRMMQAYGIDAAKLERDAPAFFRDVAVSCSKCGDKARCRRELDSGTAHEHAAEFCPNQPSFAAMG; encoded by the coding sequence ATGACCGGTTCCACCGCACGCGAGGTGTTCCACAGGGTGGCGGAGAAGTGGCAGGACTTCCGCTCCGCCCGCTCGGCGCTCGCCGAACTCGACGGGTGCGACCCGTCCGTCGTCGCGGAGCTTGCGCGCGACACCGGCGTGGACATTGCCGACTTCAGGGACATCGTCGGCAAGGGCGTCGGCGCCGATCGCCTTATGCTCCGGATGATGCAGGCCTACGGCATAGACGCCGCAAAGCTCGAGCGAGACGCGCCCGCCTTCTTCCGCGACGTGGCGGTCTCCTGCTCGAAATGCGGCGACAAGGCCCGCTGCCGGCGCGAGCTGGACAGCGGCACCGCCCATGAGCACGCCGCCGAATTCTGCCCGAACCAGCCCAGTTTCGCGGCGATGGGCTGA
- a CDS encoding ABC transporter ATP-binding protein, producing MTQPLSVRNVTAHYGTTKVLEDLSLDVGEGELVSLLGASGCGKTTTLRLIAGFLEPTSGTITLGGRDLTRLPAYKRDIGLVFQNYALFPHLTVLDNVAFGLKQRGVAGAEREKRARGMLERVGLSPLADRLPGALSGGQRQRVALARALVIEPPLLMFDEPLSNLDAKLRIDMRVEIRQLQRANRTTAVYVTHDQEEAFSISDRVAIMNAGRIMQFDTPETLYQRPANAFVARFVGFENLIPMKVVARDGAGVTAEAAGGAKLTLSRERFGDIPDSFVFATRADGLKVMAGAGEGIPATTGLRTYLGRAYQYQCETAAGPIVANGALSEPLEPSSAATLVPVPDQCCVLGVE from the coding sequence ATGACCCAGCCGCTCTCCGTCCGAAACGTCACCGCCCATTACGGCACGACCAAGGTGCTGGAAGACCTGTCGCTCGACGTGGGCGAGGGCGAGCTGGTCTCGCTGCTCGGCGCCTCCGGCTGCGGCAAGACGACGACGCTGCGCCTGATCGCCGGCTTCCTCGAGCCGACCTCCGGCACGATCACGCTCGGCGGGCGCGACCTGACCCGCCTGCCGGCCTACAAGCGCGACATCGGCCTCGTCTTCCAGAACTATGCGCTGTTCCCGCATCTTACCGTGCTCGACAACGTCGCCTTCGGGCTGAAGCAGCGCGGCGTGGCGGGCGCCGAGCGCGAGAAGCGGGCGCGCGGGATGCTGGAGCGCGTCGGCCTGTCGCCGCTCGCCGACCGGTTGCCCGGCGCGCTGTCCGGCGGCCAGCGGCAGCGCGTGGCGCTGGCGCGCGCGCTGGTCATCGAGCCGCCGCTCTTGATGTTCGACGAGCCGCTGTCCAACCTCGACGCCAAGCTCCGGATCGACATGCGGGTCGAGATCCGCCAACTGCAGCGCGCCAACCGCACCACCGCCGTCTACGTGACGCACGACCAGGAGGAAGCGTTCTCGATCTCCGACCGCGTGGCAATCATGAATGCCGGGCGCATCATGCAGTTCGACACGCCCGAGACGCTCTACCAGCGCCCGGCCAACGCCTTCGTCGCCCGCTTCGTCGGCTTCGAGAACCTGATCCCGATGAAGGTCGTCGCCCGCGACGGCGCGGGCGTGACGGCCGAGGCGGCCGGTGGCGCAAAGCTGACGCTGTCGCGCGAGCGCTTCGGCGACATCCCGGACAGCTTCGTCTTCGCGACACGTGCGGACGGGTTGAAGGTGATGGCCGGCGCGGGCGAGGGGATACCGGCGACGACCGGGCTGCGGACCTATCTCGGGCGGGCTTACCAGTACCAGTGCGAGACGGCGGCAGGGCCGATCGTCGCGAATGGTGCTCTGTCGGAACCGCTGGAGCCAAGCTCGGCTGCGACGCTGGTGCCGGTGCCGGATCAGTGCTGTGTGCTGGGGGTGGAGTAG
- a CDS encoding nucleoside hydrolase, translating into MTRKVVIDTDPGIDDAVAILFALASPVFEVVGITTVAGNISIHTVTGNAGRILALVERSDIPVVEGAPEPLSRKGIDTAEIHGDDGLGGVAFPEPAAAPLEGASEWLAQTLLASPAGSIDILALGPLTNIARLVQDHPAAAQRIGRIVAMGGAVDERGNIGPRSEYNLAADPEAADIVLRAGLPLVLIPLDVTRKVRAGRDYLARLRSSDSTPALVSADLIEAYFQSGGESRPLHDPCVMLYAERPELFGVERIALSLDLGDGPDAGALLRDAEGGVAAEVAMRVEAAGVLDLLAERLAGR; encoded by the coding sequence ATGACGCGCAAGGTCGTCATCGACACCGACCCGGGCATAGACGACGCGGTCGCGATCCTGTTCGCGCTCGCCTCGCCGGTGTTTGAGGTCGTCGGCATCACCACCGTCGCCGGCAATATCAGCATCCACACGGTGACGGGCAATGCGGGCCGGATTTTGGCCCTGGTCGAGCGATCCGACATTCCGGTTGTCGAGGGGGCGCCGGAGCCGCTGTCGCGCAAGGGGATCGACACGGCCGAGATACACGGGGACGACGGGCTGGGTGGCGTCGCCTTTCCGGAACCGGCCGCCGCGCCGCTGGAAGGGGCGTCGGAGTGGCTTGCCCAGACTCTGCTCGCCAGCCCGGCCGGCAGCATCGATATCCTCGCGCTCGGGCCCCTGACCAACATTGCCCGGCTGGTGCAGGACCACCCCGCCGCCGCGCAGCGCATCGGCAGGATCGTCGCCATGGGGGGCGCGGTGGACGAGCGCGGCAATATCGGGCCGCGTTCGGAATACAATCTCGCGGCGGACCCGGAGGCGGCGGACATCGTGCTGCGCGCGGGCCTGCCGCTGGTACTGATCCCGCTCGACGTGACGCGCAAGGTGCGCGCGGGGCGCGACTATCTCGCCCGGTTGAGGTCGTCGGACAGCACCCCGGCGCTCGTCTCGGCCGATCTCATCGAGGCCTATTTCCAGTCGGGCGGCGAAAGCCGGCCGCTGCACGATCCCTGCGTGATGCTCTACGCGGAACGGCCTGAACTGTTCGGGGTGGAGAGGATCGCACTGTCGCTCGACCTCGGCGACGGGCCGGATGCCGGCGCGCTGCTGCGGGATGCGGAAGGCGGCGTGGCGGCCGAGGTCGCGATGCGGGTCGAGGCTGCGGGCGTGCTCGACCTCCTGGCCGAGCGGCTGGCGGGGCGCTGA